One segment of Nostoc flagelliforme CCNUN1 DNA contains the following:
- a CDS encoding proton extrusion protein PcxA encodes MKNSVFSQKIYSFLLNTYRWYLQTPERSLDQAYDAALKIKEIENKHFNGNKIDIDSAMYSNSVMDYFESDLKKLLKTAKMRLTEFRASRWFLDEENQKAAQKAGIEHPSPSLVLEKLNFIDQVISKYTIISDQITSKALVVKSPNIPVDPVISDDNLLRVNAPTLPPKIPIQSSDNRPKPKLKADTMGVLPRSILSTITRLQVELDPNSEQEVIQNFRQAQRRTIISIRFILLLVIVPLLTHQIAKAFVVGPLVEKFRDTEEMQIFLNSEMEEEALVELQRFEEKLKFENFIRNAPPLLPNQIEIEMKKRAGEIAEEFRHESSNAIKNVFADIFSVGAFIWLLLVSKSSIAVIKDFFDRIVYGLSDSAKAFIIILFTDIFVGFHSPHGWEVLLEGVSRHWGLPANRDFIFLFIATFPVILDTIFKYWIFRYLNRISPSAVATYRNMNE; translated from the coding sequence ATGAAAAACTCTGTTTTCAGCCAAAAAATATATTCTTTCTTACTTAATACTTACCGATGGTATTTACAAACTCCTGAACGTTCTTTAGATCAAGCTTACGATGCAGCATTAAAAATTAAGGAAATAGAAAATAAGCATTTCAATGGTAATAAAATAGACATTGACTCAGCCATGTACAGTAATAGCGTGATGGATTATTTTGAGTCAGACTTAAAAAAGCTATTAAAAACTGCCAAGATGCGGCTTACAGAGTTTAGAGCAAGCCGTTGGTTTCTAGATGAAGAGAATCAAAAAGCTGCTCAAAAAGCAGGTATAGAGCATCCCAGTCCTTCTTTGGTTTTAGAAAAGCTTAACTTTATCGATCAAGTTATATCCAAATACACAATAATTTCTGATCAAATAACTTCTAAAGCTTTAGTAGTCAAATCTCCAAATATACCAGTTGACCCTGTAATATCTGACGACAATCTGCTGCGTGTTAACGCTCCAACTTTACCACCAAAAATACCAATCCAAAGCTCGGATAATAGACCAAAGCCAAAGCTTAAAGCCGATACAATGGGCGTTTTGCCTCGCTCTATTTTAAGTACTATTACTCGTCTGCAAGTTGAATTAGACCCGAATTCTGAACAAGAGGTAATTCAGAATTTTCGTCAAGCTCAAAGAAGAACAATAATATCTATTAGATTTATTTTACTATTAGTTATCGTACCACTTCTGACGCATCAGATAGCAAAAGCTTTTGTAGTAGGCCCACTTGTTGAGAAGTTTAGAGACACTGAGGAAATGCAGATATTCCTTAATTCCGAAATGGAAGAGGAAGCCCTTGTAGAATTACAAAGATTTGAAGAAAAACTCAAATTTGAAAATTTTATTAGAAATGCCCCGCCACTGTTGCCCAATCAGATAGAAATTGAAATGAAAAAGAGGGCGGGTGAGATTGCTGAGGAATTTCGTCACGAAAGCTCTAATGCTATCAAAAATGTTTTTGCAGATATTTTCTCGGTGGGTGCTTTTATTTGGCTTTTACTCGTCAGCAAGTCTTCTATTGCTGTGATTAAAGATTTCTTTGATCGTATTGTCTATGGACTTAGTGATAGCGCCAAGGCATTTATCATTATTTTATTTACCGATATATTTGTAGGTTTCCACTCTCCTCATGGCTGGGAAGTACTCCTAGAAGGTGTATCGCGTCATTGGGGATTGCCAGCAAATCGAGATTTTATCTTCTTATTTATTGCTACATTTCCAGTAATTTTAGATACTATATTTAAATATTGGATATTCCGATATTTGAACCGGATATCGCCTTCAGCAGTTGCAACTTACCGGAATATGAATGAATAA
- a CDS encoding PD-(D/E)XK nuclease family protein: MVSHSVWIVGTSRSGKTARLVEQFCSWVQPEKQYDESFYTKKLSRKKGVHIPEFLYLKQIEPGVLVLAANDDNRRELGDIIVTSTLGKYPVRAKTPLGFFQDEVILFWPLLINLLSLKAQFPVRLRPETEQELATKLWRPQLDEEILRVAGVNESRLVRRILDLLQLAAYSGVPCEDIAQILKRGLGENSTTLEPEFLASLLLDWRNWCLERGLLTYGIITELYSKHLLSDRNYQQHLTKRYQAVLADDVDDYPSVARPLFELLLDQGAVGAFSYNPDGAVRLGLGADPNYLEGLAERCRVEILTGPPPESLGEQAKQMVELLTEPMVLLSLPKTVHSIQTTSRAQVLRQTAEEIANAIQSQQVKPEEVAIIAPGLDAIARYTLVEILVKQNIQVESLNDQRPLVSSPVIRALLTMLALVYPGLGRLVDRDAVAEMLVVLSRKQQSPENSSLLTPNSSLTTDIDPVRAGLIADYCFVPHPDRPNLLPVSAFERWDRIGYAATTAYNEILQWLEQQRSQQELRLIPSPISLLDRAIQRFLWNGSNLPYEQLAALRELLETAQHYWEIDTRLRQIAPAETTPHTTLIEFIQLLRRGTITANPYPVRPIGGARKAVTLATIFQYRSSRRSHRWHFWLDAGSPLWAKGGAATLFGAPFFLRDRLGEPWTAEDQKLAEEQRLQRILTDLLSRVSERVYLCHSDLAVNGQEQLGPLLPLVNACVTHSVI; encoded by the coding sequence GTGGTTTCTCATTCGGTTTGGATTGTTGGCACTAGCCGTAGTGGTAAGACAGCTCGCTTGGTAGAGCAATTTTGTAGTTGGGTACAACCTGAGAAGCAGTACGATGAATCATTTTATACTAAAAAACTATCACGTAAAAAAGGCGTTCATATACCCGAATTTTTATATCTTAAACAAATAGAGCCAGGAGTTTTAGTCTTAGCTGCCAATGATGATAATCGGCGAGAATTGGGAGATATAATTGTTACATCTACCTTAGGAAAATATCCAGTGCGTGCCAAGACACCGCTAGGTTTTTTCCAGGATGAAGTTATTTTATTTTGGCCATTGCTAATTAACTTGTTGAGCCTGAAGGCACAGTTTCCGGTAAGATTGCGCCCAGAAACAGAGCAAGAGTTAGCAACCAAACTCTGGCGTCCCCAATTAGACGAAGAAATTTTACGTGTTGCGGGAGTGAATGAATCTCGCTTGGTGCGTCGCATTCTAGACCTATTGCAATTAGCAGCTTACAGTGGTGTGCCTTGCGAAGATATTGCCCAGATTTTGAAAAGGGGTCTGGGGGAAAATAGTACAACTTTAGAGCCGGAATTTCTCGCCTCTTTGCTCCTAGATTGGCGTAACTGGTGTTTAGAAAGAGGGTTACTAACTTATGGGATTATTACTGAACTGTATAGTAAGCATTTATTAAGCGATCGCAATTACCAGCAGCACCTAACTAAACGCTATCAGGCTGTATTGGCGGATGATGTAGATGATTATCCTAGCGTAGCGCGTCCTTTGTTTGAATTGCTATTAGATCAAGGTGCAGTCGGGGCGTTTAGTTACAATCCCGATGGTGCAGTGCGATTGGGATTGGGAGCAGACCCCAACTACCTAGAAGGGTTAGCAGAGCGTTGTCGGGTAGAAATATTGACCGGGCCCCCTCCAGAGTCCCTTGGTGAGCAAGCTAAACAGATGGTGGAATTACTCACAGAACCGATGGTACTGTTGAGCTTACCAAAAACGGTGCATTCAATTCAAACCACCTCCCGCGCCCAAGTATTGCGGCAAACAGCAGAGGAAATTGCTAATGCCATCCAATCACAGCAAGTGAAACCAGAAGAAGTGGCGATTATTGCACCAGGTTTAGATGCGATCGCTCGTTATACTCTAGTAGAAATCCTGGTTAAGCAAAACATCCAGGTAGAATCGTTGAATGACCAACGTCCCTTAGTTAGTTCCCCCGTCATTCGCGCATTACTCACCATGCTGGCACTAGTTTATCCTGGCTTGGGACGCCTTGTAGACCGGGATGCCGTGGCAGAAATGCTAGTTGTATTGAGTAGGAAACAACAATCACCAGAAAACTCCTCACTCCTAACTCCTAACTCCTCACTCACCACTGACATTGATCCGGTACGCGCTGGTTTGATTGCAGATTACTGCTTTGTACCCCATCCCGATCGCCCCAACTTGCTACCAGTGTCAGCCTTTGAGCGCTGGGATAGAATCGGCTATGCAGCGACTACAGCATATAATGAGATATTGCAGTGGTTAGAACAGCAGCGATCGCAACAAGAACTGCGGTTAATTCCCAGTCCCATTTCCCTTTTAGACAGAGCAATTCAGCGCTTTTTGTGGAATGGTAGCAATCTCCCCTATGAACAACTAGCAGCATTACGAGAATTATTAGAAACCGCCCAACACTACTGGGAAATTGACACTAGGTTACGACAAATTGCCCCAGCTGAGACAACGCCTCACACAACTCTTATCGAATTCATTCAACTACTGCGGCGTGGTACAATCACCGCCAACCCTTACCCTGTGCGCCCCATTGGTGGAGCGAGAAAGGCTGTCACCTTAGCAACTATATTTCAATATCGATCTAGTAGGCGATCGCACCGTTGGCATTTTTGGCTAGATGCTGGTTCACCTCTATGGGCGAAAGGTGGTGCAGCAACTTTGTTCGGTGCGCCGTTTTTTCTGCGAGACAGGTTAGGCGAACCTTGGACAGCAGAAGATCAGAAATTGGCAGAAGAACAAAGACTGCAAAGGATTTTGACAGATTTATTGTCTCGTGTATCCGAGAGAGTTTATTTGTGTCACAGCGATTTAGCCGTAAATGGACAAGAGCAATTAGGGCCGCTGTTACCCTTAGTGAATGCTTGTGTAACGCATTCCGTTATATAA